CCACCAAACGTTGGTCGTAATACTCTGCCAGCCACAAATCAGCTTTGGCGAACACCATTTCCAGCATCCCGATACGGGTAGAGAAGAATGGCCAGTCACGACACATCGTGGCTAATGCTTCTTTCTTCCCGGCATCGATCGCTTTTTGCAAACCGGCACCCGCACCCAGCCAGGCAGGTAGCATCAGGCGGTTTTGTGTCCAGGCGAAAATCCACGGAATGGCGCGCAGACTCTCCACTCCGCCGTCCGCGCGGCGTTTGGCTGGGCGTGAACCCAATGGCAATTTGCCTAATTCCAGCTCTGGCGTAGCCGCGCGGAAGTAAGGGACAAACTCAGGGTTTTCACGCACATAGCCGCGATACATATCACAGGATGCGTCCGACAGCAGATCCATCACCTCAATCCACTCTTCCTTCGGTTCCGGTGGTGGCAGTAAATTAGCTTCCAGAATCGCACCAGCATAGAGTGCCAGGCTGCTAATAGTGACTTCCGGCAGACCGAATTTAAAGCGGATCATCTCGCCTTGTTCCGTGACGCGCAAGCCACCTTTTAAGCTACCCGGAGGCTGAGAGAGCAGGGCTGCATGTGCAGGGGCACCGCCACGTCCGATAGAACCGCCACGACCGTGGAACAAGGTCAGGGAGATACCGGCTTTCTCGCAGGTTTTGATCAACGCATCTTGCGCCCGATATTGCGCCCAGGATGCAGCCATCACGCCAGCATCTTTTGCTGAGTCGGAATAGCCAATCATTACCATTTGCTTGCCTTGGATCAGGCCGCGATACCAGTCGATATTTAGCAACTGGGTCATTACTTCGTCGGCATTGTTCAGGTCATCAAGGGTTTCGAACAATGGCGCAACGGGCAGAGTGAATGGGCAACCCGCTTCTTTCAGCAGCAAATGCACTGCCAGCACGTCTGATGGCACTTTAGCCATGGAGATAACGTAAGCGGCGATGGAGCCTTGTGGTGCTTCAGCAATCACCCGGCACGTTTCCAGCACTTCTTGTGTATCAGCGCTCGGTTCCCATTTTAGCGGAACCAGTGGGCGCTTGGAGTTCAGTTCGCGCACCAGGAAGGCTTGTTTGTCCGCCTCAGACCAGCTTTCATAATCGCCAAGGCCCAGATAACGAGTCAGTTCAGCAATGGCATTGGTGTGGCGGGTGCTTTCCTGGCGCACATCGATACGCACCAATGGCACACCGAAGCAGCGCACACGGCGCAGGGTATCCAGCAGTTGGCCGTTAGCAATGATCTCCATACCACAGGCTTTCAGAGACTGATAACAGGCGTAAAGCGGATCCCACAGTTGGTCATTACTGACCAGCAAATCAGTCGGCGGCAAGACACGCTCACCTTTCAAACGGCCTTCCAGATAAGCCTGAGTATTGGTCAACTGGGTACGGACGCGTTTCATTAATTCGCGGTAAGGTTCGACCACCTCTTCGCCACCGGCCAGTTCACGCAGTTCCGGGGTGCATTCCGACATCGAAAGCTCTGACACCAGCACCTGAATATCGCGCAGGAACAGGTCGGTGGCTTTCCAACGGCTGAGTAACAGCACATGGCGGGTAATTTCGGCGGTCACGTTCGGGTTACCGTCACGGTCACCGCCCATCCAAGAGGTAAAGCGGATTGGCACGGCTTCTACTGGCAAGCGGTAATCGAGCGAGTTTTGTAACTGCTCGTTAAACTCACGCAGAAATGCGGGCACACCTTCCCACAGGCTGTTTTCAACCACGGCAAAGCCCCATTTGGCTTCATCGACTGGGGAAGGGCGTATTTTACGAATTTCGTCAGTATGCCATGATTGTGCGACTAACTGGCGCAAACGACGCATGATCTTGTTGCGTTCGTAATCGGCTAAGTCATTGTGATCCAACTGGCTCAGGCAGGTATTCACTTCCACCAGTTTATGGATCAGGGTGCGGCGGGTGATTTCGGTTGGATGAGCGGTTAACACCAACTCAATGGATAACTCATCAACCGCGCTGCGCATATCTTTCTCGCTCAGCTTTTTATCTTTTAAGCGCGTGAAAAGCTGAGCCAGCGCTTCTGGGTTACTTGCGGCTTCACCGTGTGGTGAAATACTGTGATATTGCTCTGCCGTATTCGTCAGATTGAGGAATTGGCTAAAAGCACGGGCTACTGGCAGCAGCTCGTCGTTGGACAGATTTTGCAGCGTGGTCAGCAGTTCCTGACGGCTTGCTTCATTACCAGCACGCGAAGATTTGGATAATTTACGGATGGTTTCTACTTTTTCAAGGATGTGTTCACCAAGCGCTTCTTTGATGGTGTCCCCGAGTAGCGTACCGAGCATACTGACGTTACTTCGCATTGCGGAATATTGTTCGTTCATATGACCCCTGACCCATATCCCCTTCGCCATTGACGCCGCAGGGTTGCTAGCTGCGCTCACTCACCCGAATCACTGACTGGTGTCAGCTCATCGGGATTAATGAGCCTCAAAGAGGCTCACCCTGCGGGCTAGCATAAATGCTGTTCAAATCGGTCATCAACCGATTTGTCTTTCACTTGCTGCCTACCTGCAACGCCAATGACTTTGGGTATAAACTTTTATGGTTTCTTTTTGTAAATTAATTTCACCCAAAAGGCCGAGATGGACAATTCCACTCGCCACGTTCAATTCCATACTCCAATTGACACTATTTTTAGCAAAAAAACATCAATTTTAGGGATATTGCTGAAATTTAATTACCAAGGTCAGGTTATCAGTCTTCCTAATAGGCAAAATTGATCGCCTACCCCATAAGAGGTAATTACTGCTGGCAGAAATGGTCAACCAACTGACCAATCAGCTCGCGGGTTGGCTCGATAAAGGCCACATCGATAAATTCATCTGGCTGATGGGCCTGATCGATCGAGCCGGGTCCCAGCACCAAGGTTGGGCACACTTGCTGGATAAACGGCGCTTCGGTGCAGTAGTTCACCACCGCAGTACGCTCACCCAATAATTTCTCGATAACCCCTACCATATGGTGATCGGTTGGGCATTCATAGCCTGGGATCGGCGGATGCAGTTCGTCAATGCTCAAACGGCCCGGCCAGCGTTGACTTACCGGAGCCAGCGCTTCGGTCATCAACCCGTTCAGATCACTTAATGTCAGGCCTGGCAACGGGCGGATATCCATATGCAATTCACAGCAAGCACAGATACGGTTTGCCGCATCACCGCCGTTAATATGACCAAAATTCATGGTGGGATACGGAATGGTAAACGCCGGATTGTGATAACGCTCTTGCAACCTGGTGCGCAGCTTCATCAATTCAGTGATAGATTCATGCATTAAATCAATGGCATTAACCCCACGAGCTGGATCGCTAGAGTGCCCGGACTGGCCGGTAATACGAATAGCATTGGAAATATGCCCTTTGTGCGCCCGCACCGGTTGCAGCGAGGTTGGCTCACCGATAATGGCAAAGTCTGGGCGCAACTGGCTGGAGGCGGCAAAATAGCGCGCGCCCGCCATGGTAGTTTCTTCATCGGCGGTCGCCAGAATATACAGTGGCTTGCTCAGTTTGCTGGCATCGATATCGCGCACCGCATCCAGAATAAAAGCAAAAAAGCCTTTCATGTCGGCGGTACCTAAACCATACAACTTATTGTCATGTTCGGTCAGGGTGAACGGGTCACGGGTCCAACGCCCTTCATCAAAAGGCACCGTATCGGTATGGCCCGCCAGCAATAATCCACCATTGCCTTTTCCGATGTTTTTTTCACCAATAGAGGCAAGCAGATTAAATTTGTGGCGTGTATCGGGCACGGGTTGGATCTCGACGCGAAAACCCAAGTCTACAAACCATCCGGCCAACAAGTTGATTAACGCCTCATTACTTTGATCGAGAGCGCTATCGGTTGCGCTGATCGATGGCGTCGCGATTAACGCCCGATACAGCTCAATAAATGGAGGTAATTTCATCTTCACTGTTGACAGCCTTTGGTTAGGATAGTATCAATATTCATGCAGTAATTATGAATAAAAATACATTAAGCTTGAGCGTAAGGGAACCGAAAAACACCCTTAAATTTACGAAAATGTCAACGCTCAATCACGAGGGGAACAGCAAAACCTTGCTGAAAACCCAAATACCGGTTTTGACTACTTATGTCTTTATACCGAATTACAT
The sequence above is drawn from the Yersinia intermedia genome and encodes:
- the ppc gene encoding phosphoenolpyruvate carboxylase; this translates as MNEQYSAMRSNVSMLGTLLGDTIKEALGEHILEKVETIRKLSKSSRAGNEASRQELLTTLQNLSNDELLPVARAFSQFLNLTNTAEQYHSISPHGEAASNPEALAQLFTRLKDKKLSEKDMRSAVDELSIELVLTAHPTEITRRTLIHKLVEVNTCLSQLDHNDLADYERNKIMRRLRQLVAQSWHTDEIRKIRPSPVDEAKWGFAVVENSLWEGVPAFLREFNEQLQNSLDYRLPVEAVPIRFTSWMGGDRDGNPNVTAEITRHVLLLSRWKATDLFLRDIQVLVSELSMSECTPELRELAGGEEVVEPYRELMKRVRTQLTNTQAYLEGRLKGERVLPPTDLLVSNDQLWDPLYACYQSLKACGMEIIANGQLLDTLRRVRCFGVPLVRIDVRQESTRHTNAIAELTRYLGLGDYESWSEADKQAFLVRELNSKRPLVPLKWEPSADTQEVLETCRVIAEAPQGSIAAYVISMAKVPSDVLAVHLLLKEAGCPFTLPVAPLFETLDDLNNADEVMTQLLNIDWYRGLIQGKQMVMIGYSDSAKDAGVMAASWAQYRAQDALIKTCEKAGISLTLFHGRGGSIGRGGAPAHAALLSQPPGSLKGGLRVTEQGEMIRFKFGLPEVTISSLALYAGAILEANLLPPPEPKEEWIEVMDLLSDASCDMYRGYVRENPEFVPYFRAATPELELGKLPLGSRPAKRRADGGVESLRAIPWIFAWTQNRLMLPAWLGAGAGLQKAIDAGKKEALATMCRDWPFFSTRIGMLEMVFAKADLWLAEYYDQRLVDKSLWPLGQQLRDQLAADIKVVLAIANDDHLMADLPWIAESIALRNVYTDPLNVLQAELLHRSRQHEHPDARVEQALMVTIAGVAAGMRNTG
- the argE gene encoding acetylornithine deacetylase; translated protein: MKLPPFIELYRALIATPSISATDSALDQSNEALINLLAGWFVDLGFRVEIQPVPDTRHKFNLLASIGEKNIGKGNGGLLLAGHTDTVPFDEGRWTRDPFTLTEHDNKLYGLGTADMKGFFAFILDAVRDIDASKLSKPLYILATADEETTMAGARYFAASSQLRPDFAIIGEPTSLQPVRAHKGHISNAIRITGQSGHSSDPARGVNAIDLMHESITELMKLRTRLQERYHNPAFTIPYPTMNFGHINGGDAANRICACCELHMDIRPLPGLTLSDLNGLMTEALAPVSQRWPGRLSIDELHPPIPGYECPTDHHMVGVIEKLLGERTAVVNYCTEAPFIQQVCPTLVLGPGSIDQAHQPDEFIDVAFIEPTRELIGQLVDHFCQQ